TGTTTGGCAACAGTGCTATTGGCTGGAATTAAATGTGTATTGGCACTCTGCGTTTCAATGTCATGTCGAGGAATGGGTGGCTGATTCTCATAACGCCAGTAATACCAGCGATTGCTTTGGCGTATTGAAAGCTGTTTATAGACGGCAGGATCAGCCATCGCGCCCCACCCCAAAGCGAAATCGACAGGACTGATTTCAGCTTCACGTCCCGAATGGTAATCTTCCCGTGATAAAACCCGAAATTGCCCTTCATAGTTCGCAAGATTGGTCATGGTATAACCATTAAAGGTTTGCACATCTGTACTAATACGTTGATAGTCCTGAGCACTCTCAACATTGGTGCTAGGTTTCCACCAATAAAAAATGCCTAATACAATGACAATAATCCAAATTAAATAAGCACGGCGACTCATCTTTCCCCCAATCTTTCAAACTGAAATTCACATTTTTAATTCTTTATTCTATCCCCCATCAGTTTTCAGATTGAAATCTTGTGCCATTGGACGGTCATCTCAAACTGCTAAACTTCAAGGCATTAACAGCCCTTAACTTAGACCAAGAATCACTGCAATTCCTCCCTGCAGTTTTAAATCATCTTGGACTTTGCAACACAACATTAAATCTAGACATGGAACACTATCATGGCGAATAAGTTCGAATTTCAGATTCGTGTATATATTGAAGACACTGACGCAGGTGGTATTGTCTATCATGCCAACCATATTCGCTTTATGGAACGTACCCGCACCGAATGGTTACGTGCCTCTGGTGTAGACCATTACTGGCACCAAAAAGACTACAACTTCGTGGTGCATAAAATTAATGTCAAATATCAACGTCCAATCCTCATGGATGACTTAATTACTGTTACAGCAAGTGTAGTTTCGTGTAAAGCTACGTCATTTGTATTGCAACAAAATATTTATCGTGGTGAAATCTTGTTGGCATCTGGCGAAGTTGAATTGGCGTGTATTAGCGCTGAAATGCGACCACGTCGTTTGCCAGATGAAATTCGCGATCTAATTCGTAAAGAGTTAGAACAAATCTAAAAAATCTCGGCTCCTGTGTAACTATGGCAAATCAATTAGAATCCACACTTCACGTTTCAGACCTCATTTTACAAGCAAGCCCAGTCGTACAATTGGTAATGCTGGCTTTACTTTTGGCCTCGCTGTTTAGCTGGTATCTGATTGCCAAGTTACACATGAGTTATAAAAAAGCACAGGCAGACGATGACCATTTCCAAAAAATCTTTTGGTCTGGTGCCGAACTCAATACGCTGTATAACAATGCTCAACTTAACTCCAAACGTGTCGGCCTTGAGGATATTTTTTATCAAGGTTTAGGCGAGTTTTTAAAACTAAAAAAACGCAATGCTGCTCCAGCACAAACCATTGAAGGTACAGAACGTATTTTACGTGTAGGGCTAAGTCGTGACCAAAGCCAACTTGAACAAGGCTTAGGCGCTTTGGCCAGCATTGGTTCTGTTGCCCCTTATGTCGGTTTATTTGGTACTGTTTGGGGCATCATGAATGCGTTCATTGGTTTAGCTGACGTAGATCAAGTCACCCTTGCAACAGTTGCACCAGGTATTGCTGAAGCTCTTATTGCTACAGCGATTGGTTTATTTGCAGCGATTCCTGCGGTATTGGCATTTAACCATTACACTGGAAAAGGTGAAACAGTTTACTCTGATCGTGCTTTATTTGCAGAAGAAATGGTGGCGCTATTACAACGTCAGTCTTTGGGTGAAACTAAGGAACATGACTGATGGCAATTCAACGTTCAGGACGCTTCGAGCGCATTAAGAAACCACTAAAAAGTGAGATGAACGTCGTCCCATATATTGACGTCATGCTCGTATTATTAGTGATTTTTATGGTCACCGCCCCCATGATTACCAGCGGCATCAATGTCGATCTTCCTCAGGCCAATGGCAACCCTATTGAATCAAAAGATGCACCTGCAATGGTCAGCTTAGATAAAGAAGGTCGCTATTTCCTTAAATATAAAACACATAGTTCTGCTGAACCTTTGGCTTTATCCGAATTGACGTCTATTTTAAGTGAAGCACAGCAACAAGCTCAGGCTGAAAATAAAACTTTAACCGTGGTTGTGGAGGGTGAACAGACACGCTCTTATGGCGAAGTCATGTCACTCAT
This DNA window, taken from Acinetobacter sp. WCHA55, encodes the following:
- the ybgC gene encoding tol-pal system-associated acyl-CoA thioesterase is translated as MANKFEFQIRVYIEDTDAGGIVYHANHIRFMERTRTEWLRASGVDHYWHQKDYNFVVHKINVKYQRPILMDDLITVTASVVSCKATSFVLQQNIYRGEILLASGEVELACISAEMRPRRLPDEIRDLIRKELEQI
- the tolQ gene encoding protein TolQ; the protein is MANQLESTLHVSDLILQASPVVQLVMLALLLASLFSWYLIAKLHMSYKKAQADDDHFQKIFWSGAELNTLYNNAQLNSKRVGLEDIFYQGLGEFLKLKKRNAAPAQTIEGTERILRVGLSRDQSQLEQGLGALASIGSVAPYVGLFGTVWGIMNAFIGLADVDQVTLATVAPGIAEALIATAIGLFAAIPAVLAFNHYTGKGETVYSDRALFAEEMVALLQRQSLGETKEHD
- the tolR gene encoding protein TolR; the protein is MAIQRSGRFERIKKPLKSEMNVVPYIDVMLVLLVIFMVTAPMITSGINVDLPQANGNPIESKDAPAMVSLDKEGRYFLKYKTHSSAEPLALSELTSILSEAQQQAQAENKTLTVVVEGEQTRSYGEVMSLMNSLQEAGLSQVGLLTEPLK